Part of the Buchnera aphidicola (Cinara strobi) genome is shown below.
TTATCCACCGGTTATCCACCGGTTATCCACCGGGGAATGGTACTTAGTACAGACATCACTCCTATAGTTTCAAGTTGGAAATCTAATGATTACCATAATGTAGGTAATAGAAATACTTCAGGGTACTGATATGGTCTCCTAGTGCATCTTATGCCCTTATAGTGATGTATATTCCAGATGACCATCATTGATCGGTGTGGCGTAACCACTGCAATGTATCATGCAATAAAATAGACCCCATTGGAGTTAAAATCGATTCGGGATGAAATTGTAATCCACAGACACGATCTAGATAATATTTAACTCCCATCACCATCGTATTGTAGTGCGCATTGATACACAAGGGCATTGGAACAGTAGTACACAATAATGAATGATAACGTGCTACCAGTAATGGATTAGGAAGAGAAGCAAACATATCCTTTTGATCATGGGTAATATAAGATGTTTTTCCATGCACCATTTCTGGGGCAGGATGAATAGTCCCCCCATACGACTGTACTAATGCTTGATGTCCTAAACAAATCCCTAAAATGGGTACTTTTCCTTTAAAAAGTTCAATAACCTGGAGCAAGGATCCAGCAGTGTTCGGAATTCCAGGTCCGGGAGAAAGAACGATAACGGGTTGGTCCATATTAGCTATTGCATCAGTTAATACATGTAATGCTACAGTATTTCGATATACCAATACACGTTGATGAAACGATTGTAGAGAATCTACTAAATTGTATGTAAATGAGTCAAGGTTATCTAGCAAGAGAACATCAGACATAAAATTTTCCTCTATCCCGTTGATGTGTATGAATAATAGATTGTAATACTGCTTGTGCTTTATTGGTGCTTTCTAATACTTCATCAGTTGTAACAGAATCATATACAATCCCCGCTCCAGATTGTATGGTTGCTCGATGATCTCGAACAAAGGCAGAACGAATAACAATACAGGCATCAAAAGACCCATCTCCAGTAAAATAACCTACTG
Proteins encoded:
- a CDS encoding aminodeoxychorismate/anthranilate synthase component II; the encoded protein is MSDVLLLDNLDSFTYNLVDSLQSFHQRVLVYRNTVALHVLTDAIANMDQPVIVLSPGPGIPNTAGSLLQVIELFKGKVPILGICLGHQALVQSYGGTIHPAPEMVHGKTSYITHDQKDMFASLPNPLLVARYHSLLCTTVPMPLCINAHYNTMVMGVKYYLDRVCGLQFHPESILTPMGSILLHDTLQWLRHTDQ